TGAAGTTGACGTCGCCCCGCACCACGCTCATCGGCCACACCGAACTGTCCGCCCCCAGGGTCACGTCTCCCACCACCAGCGCCGTCTCGTCCACCCAGGCGCCGGCCTCGAGGATGGGCTCGAAGGCCTCGAAGCGACGGATCATCCCACCTCCCTCATCATCGCATGGTCACCAGTTCCTCGGCGCTGGTCGGATGGATCGCGACCGTGTCGTCGAGGTCCTGCTTGGTCGCCCCCATGCGGATGGCCACGGCAAACCCCTGCAGCATCTCGTCGGCACCCGGGCCGATGATGTGGCAGCCCACCACCTTCTCGCGCGCCCCCACGGTGACGAGCTTCATCGCCGTCTTCACCTTGCGCTCGGTCAGTGCGTGATACATGGAGGTGAAGCGCGTCTGGTAGACCTTCACCCCCTCGCCGTGCAGTTCGCGCGCCTCGTCCTCGGTGAGGCCCACGGTGCCGATGGGCGGATGCGAGAAGACCACGGTGGGAATGTTCTCGTAGTCCAACCGCCGCTCCGGCTTGCCGCCGAACAGGCGGTCGGCCAGACGGCGGCCGGCCGCGATGGCCACCGGCGTCAGCGGGGCACGGCCGGTGATGTCGCCCAGGGCGTAGATGCCCGCGACGTTGGTGTTCTGGTAGCCGTCCACCGGGATGAAGCCGTGCCCGTCGCGGATCACGCCGGCATGTTCCAGGCCGATGTCGTCGGTGTTGGGGTCGCGACCGATGGCCCAGATCACGCAGTCGAAGCCCTCGGTGTGCATGCCCTGGTCGCAGACCAGGGTGAGCGTGCCATCCTCGGCGCGCACGACCCGCTCGACCTGGGTGCGGGGGAAGATGTTGATGCCGTCCTCCAGCATCTGCTCCATCAGCGACTCGCGCAGCATGGCGTCGAAACTGCGCAGGA
The window above is part of the Chromatiales bacterium genome. Proteins encoded here:
- the gorA gene encoding glutathione-disulfide reductase; this translates as MTNTHYDLIAIGGGSGGLSVAERAAAYGRRCAVVERGRLGGTCVNVGCVPKKVMWYGASLAHALHEARDYGFDVETKGFAWNELALRREAYIGGINGWYHTYLEDSGIDELVGHARFVDAHTLEIDGRRYTADHIAIATGGRPTVPEIEGAELGITSDGFFELTEQPRNVAVVGAGYIAVELAGMLHGLGAQVSMYLRREHFLRSFDAMLRESLMEQMLEDGINIFPRTQVERVVRAEDGTLTLVCDQGMHTEGFDCVIWAIGRDPNTDDIGLEHAGVIRDGHGFIPVDGYQNTNVAGIYALGDITGRAPLTPVAIAAGRRLADRLFGGKPERRLDYENIPTVVFSHPPIGTVGLTEDEARELHGEGVKVYQTRFTSMYHALTERKVKTAMKLVTVGAREKVVGCHIIGPGADEMLQGFAVAIRMGATKQDLDDTVAIHPTSAEELVTMR